A part of Spartinivicinus poritis genomic DNA contains:
- a CDS encoding DUF2927 domain-containing protein, translating to MKCNADDINAWQNVDYLVSAFHRTAFYSEYPAQGVPLRKWQSPVKIYIDSRVGFKDIQLQLVTAQAEELAEITGHPVTITKEKSEANVVIVFAHSTKIPNVIVENGSGVPLLNVAAKSLCFFQIKVSRLDWVIQEAAIYIPPDTARAVARLPGCVAEEMAQIMGLTNDDDQLFPTVFNDESVFDELTPLDKTLLKVLYNDKLKPGMGWEQSKGVVEEIIQHLLTNTKK from the coding sequence ATGAAATGTAATGCTGATGATATAAATGCATGGCAAAACGTAGACTATTTGGTCTCTGCATTTCATCGTACTGCTTTTTATTCAGAGTACCCGGCCCAAGGTGTACCGTTGCGAAAATGGCAAAGCCCAGTCAAAATTTATATTGATAGTCGCGTTGGATTTAAGGATATACAGCTTCAGCTTGTGACGGCTCAAGCTGAAGAGCTGGCAGAGATTACCGGACACCCGGTAACAATAACTAAAGAAAAAAGTGAAGCAAATGTAGTTATCGTTTTTGCTCACTCAACGAAGATTCCCAATGTAATTGTTGAAAATGGTAGTGGCGTGCCGCTATTGAATGTGGCAGCAAAAAGCTTGTGTTTTTTTCAAATTAAAGTGTCTCGGCTGGATTGGGTGATTCAGGAGGCTGCTATTTATATTCCACCTGATACAGCGCGAGCCGTTGCTCGCTTGCCAGGCTGTGTTGCAGAAGAAATGGCACAAATAATGGGATTAACCAACGATGATGATCAACTATTTCCTACTGTATTTAATGACGAAAGCGTCTTTGATGAGTTGACGCCGTTGGATAAAACATTATTGAAAGTGCTTTATAATGATAAATTAAAGCCAGGTATGGGGTGGGAGCAAAGTAAAGGAGTAGTAGAAGAAATTATTCAGCACTTGCTGACTAATACAAAAAAATAG
- a CDS encoding TolC family outer membrane protein, protein MRLFVRAGKPLALACSLFYVLPTQAATLEETVAKALDTNPQTLISLQRYRAGTAAIGSAKSGYLPSLDLAAGIGHQRKSSPGTRASGEDNTDFTRRELSLSLRQMIFDGFATSNEVDRTTNENLAQASTLSSTAENVALRVAEVYLNVLEKQQLLELAERNLKTHNRIFQQIRLRAESGVSRSSDLAQITGRRARAKTNVINAKNNLMDAEAEFFRVINLVPAKLVTPRPNQKYMPLNMQAAVKQATENHPTLVSANYDIKAAESQYEASKSPFMPRVDFEVDQAWDRDNDGVHGRDNDLTAMVRMRYNLFNGFADKARKEESAYRVEEARAVKKNAYRQVVEGLKLSWNAYRYLNEQKVSLKQHVNSSRQTVSAYQQQFNIGKRTLLDLLDSENELFQARQAYIEADYDELFSRYRVFNATGQLLPALNVKLPDAWTR, encoded by the coding sequence GTGAGATTGTTTGTTCGCGCAGGAAAACCATTAGCGTTGGCTTGTAGTTTGTTCTATGTTCTGCCAACACAGGCTGCCACTTTGGAAGAAACTGTGGCAAAAGCACTGGATACCAACCCACAAACCTTAATTAGCTTACAACGCTATCGTGCTGGAACGGCTGCGATTGGTTCAGCAAAGTCTGGTTATTTGCCCTCTTTAGATCTGGCTGCTGGGATTGGTCATCAACGCAAGTCATCACCGGGCACTCGGGCAAGTGGTGAAGATAACACTGACTTTACCCGACGTGAGCTGTCGCTGTCGTTACGCCAAATGATTTTCGATGGGTTTGCTACTTCCAATGAAGTGGATAGAACTACGAATGAAAACTTGGCACAGGCAAGCACTTTGTCTTCTACCGCAGAAAATGTTGCTTTGCGAGTAGCGGAGGTTTATTTAAATGTGCTGGAAAAACAGCAGCTGCTTGAGTTAGCAGAGCGTAACCTAAAAACGCACAATCGTATTTTCCAGCAGATCAGGTTAAGAGCAGAGTCTGGTGTTTCCCGTAGCTCAGACTTAGCACAAATCACGGGTCGCCGTGCTAGGGCAAAAACCAATGTGATTAATGCGAAAAATAACTTAATGGATGCTGAAGCTGAGTTTTTCCGGGTAATTAATTTGGTGCCAGCCAAATTAGTTACACCACGGCCTAACCAGAAGTATATGCCGCTCAATATGCAGGCTGCTGTAAAACAAGCAACAGAAAACCATCCTACGCTGGTTTCGGCTAATTATGATATTAAAGCAGCTGAATCTCAGTATGAAGCCAGTAAAAGCCCATTTATGCCAAGGGTTGACTTTGAAGTGGACCAAGCCTGGGATCGCGATAACGATGGCGTTCATGGTCGAGATAATGACTTAACTGCAATGGTGCGGATGCGTTACAACTTATTTAACGGCTTTGCAGATAAGGCTAGAAAAGAAGAGTCTGCCTATCGAGTAGAAGAGGCTAGAGCGGTTAAGAAAAATGCTTATCGCCAAGTAGTAGAAGGTTTAAAGCTTTCTTGGAATGCTTATCGATACTTGAATGAACAAAAAGTGTCATTAAAGCAACATGTAAACTCAAGCAGACAAACTGTATCGGCCTATCAGCAGCAGTTTAATATTGGCAAGCGTACATTGTTAGACTTACTGGATAGTGAAAACGAATTATTCCAGGCAAGGCAGGCATACATCGAAGCAGATTATGATGAGCTCTTTTCTCGCTATCGAGTATTTAATGCAACAGGGCAGTTACTACCTGCACTGAATGTTAAACTACCTGATGCATGGACCCGATAA
- a CDS encoding OmpA family protein has product MDPITAIKKHCWYFICYWWLILPALLLPYVIALGVVEVGAEELSVTEPGTDQGLGDNDGDGVIDARDQCPGTNNQLAVNNQGCPEKGMTTIKKTVVIPFYPDTPETNTVKFSQIQQLAIFARKHPSASITLTGHSEQSGNRQKNKSQGVARAQAVKEILVNRFKIKESRIKLHTVGAMQPLMTIAAERDKKKNRRVVGEAKTEMQGQIKRWNVFQ; this is encoded by the coding sequence ATGGACCCGATAACTGCTATAAAAAAACATTGCTGGTATTTTATTTGTTACTGGTGGCTAATACTTCCTGCTCTACTATTACCTTATGTCATAGCACTAGGTGTGGTAGAAGTTGGAGCTGAAGAATTAAGTGTTACAGAGCCAGGAACAGATCAAGGGTTAGGAGATAACGATGGTGACGGGGTAATTGATGCTAGAGATCAATGCCCTGGCACTAATAACCAGTTAGCAGTGAATAATCAAGGTTGCCCTGAGAAGGGCATGACAACAATAAAAAAGACAGTAGTCATACCGTTTTATCCTGATACTCCAGAAACTAACACAGTTAAGTTTTCACAAATTCAACAGCTTGCCATTTTTGCAAGAAAACACCCCTCTGCAAGTATTACTTTAACTGGGCACTCAGAACAGTCTGGCAACAGACAAAAAAATAAGTCTCAAGGGGTCGCTCGTGCTCAAGCGGTAAAAGAAATCTTAGTAAACCGCTTTAAAATTAAAGAAAGTCGTATCAAACTTCATACGGTAGGCGCTATGCAACCGTTAATGACAATTGCTGCAGAGCGTGATAAAAAGAAAAACCGTCGGGTGGTGGGCGAAGCTAAAACTGAAATGCAAGGGCAGATAAAACGCTGGAATGTTTTTCAGTAA
- a CDS encoding NUDIX domain-containing protein: protein MAKPSFTLQDAEVIQQDRAYNGFFKIDCYQLKHRLFQGGWSNPLSREVMVRRPATAVLLYDPHHDQVVIVEQFRVGALAANDKNPWLIEIVAGIIETGETAEDVAIREAKEEANCDIQQLLPICEYYPSPGGCSEKLHLFCGIIDTSVVVEGVFGLAEEGEDIRVSCIPAKQAITMVQDGKINNAASIIALQWLALNKSDIQERFSQT, encoded by the coding sequence ATGGCCAAACCCAGCTTTACACTACAAGATGCTGAAGTTATTCAGCAAGATCGCGCATACAACGGTTTTTTCAAAATTGATTGCTATCAGCTTAAGCACCGCCTGTTTCAGGGCGGCTGGAGCAACCCATTGTCTAGAGAGGTCATGGTTAGGCGTCCAGCAACTGCCGTTTTACTTTATGACCCTCACCACGATCAAGTTGTCATTGTAGAACAGTTCAGAGTTGGAGCTTTGGCTGCTAACGACAAAAACCCTTGGCTAATAGAAATAGTCGCGGGTATTATCGAAACTGGAGAGACTGCAGAAGATGTTGCTATTCGCGAAGCCAAGGAGGAGGCCAATTGTGACATACAACAGCTTTTACCTATTTGTGAATACTATCCCAGCCCTGGTGGCTGCTCTGAAAAACTTCACCTGTTTTGCGGCATTATAGATACCTCAGTTGTAGTTGAAGGTGTGTTCGGGTTGGCAGAAGAAGGAGAAGATATTCGCGTAAGCTGTATCCCGGCAAAGCAAGCCATCACTATGGTGCAAGATGGCAAAATTAACAACGCTGCTTCAATTATTGCTCTGCAGTGGCTCGCCCTAAATAAATCAGATATCCAGGAGCGCTTTAGCCAAACATAA
- a CDS encoding adenylyltransferase/cytidyltransferase family protein: protein MDHKTKHIGVFGSAFNPPTQGHASVIEQAATDFDQILLVPSAAHAFDKEMLDFAERVTLLEKFILQFTNLSCQLSICSIEMEMLKQQPDKPVFTYDLLNKLDEKYQASSQSVQLSFILGPDNMAPETWQKFYRADEIKQRWVLYPVQEKRTVRSTKVRSLLAAGADKSELAGLLSPEVTDYIFETGLYQSLQAQ, encoded by the coding sequence ATGGACCACAAAACCAAACATATTGGCGTTTTTGGCTCAGCTTTCAATCCACCCACCCAGGGACATGCCAGCGTTATTGAGCAAGCAGCAACAGATTTTGATCAAATTTTGCTAGTGCCTAGTGCCGCTCATGCCTTTGATAAAGAGATGTTGGACTTTGCTGAACGGGTTACCCTGCTGGAAAAGTTCATCCTCCAGTTTACAAACCTCTCCTGCCAGCTCAGCATCTGCTCAATAGAAATGGAAATGCTAAAACAGCAACCCGATAAGCCTGTTTTTACCTATGATCTGTTGAATAAGCTAGATGAAAAGTACCAGGCAAGCAGCCAATCAGTTCAGCTTAGTTTTATTTTAGGGCCTGATAACATGGCTCCAGAGACCTGGCAAAAATTCTATCGGGCGGATGAAATCAAACAACGTTGGGTGTTATACCCTGTACAAGAAAAGAGAACGGTGCGTAGTACAAAAGTAAGAAGCCTGCTTGCAGCAGGTGCAGATAAGTCAGAGTTAGCTGGGCTGTTATCTCCAGAAGTGACTGACTACATCTTTGAAACAGGTTTATACCAATCTCTTCAAGCACAATAA
- a CDS encoding substrate-binding periplasmic protein, with protein sequence MKLLIVSFLWVCFLFSKCLYANQGIMACSVHYPPFVIEKGDSLTGIIPEVLTIVFDKKLGIPITFRRWGSWKRCQKAVESGRFDIMMAAVHNDEREIYAVYTKVPIAEDPQSVFVWKGREFTFQEWNDLKGKRAGVRLGISLGKKFDSFLSENFPLRAHLPSRAQVYKMLELNRIDFTPDGFYPGFITVKELGYSDKIVALKNNIDSEFLFAPMSKKSKHIDSFNKYDELLEVLKADGVIDKVIEHHEKALLE encoded by the coding sequence ATGAAATTGTTAATTGTAAGTTTTCTCTGGGTTTGCTTTTTATTTTCAAAATGCTTATATGCAAATCAAGGAATAATGGCCTGTAGTGTTCATTACCCACCTTTTGTAATAGAGAAAGGGGATTCATTAACGGGAATTATCCCTGAAGTATTAACAATTGTTTTTGATAAAAAGTTGGGTATTCCTATAACTTTTCGTAGGTGGGGAAGCTGGAAGCGATGTCAAAAAGCAGTTGAATCTGGTCGATTTGATATAATGATGGCTGCTGTTCACAATGACGAAAGAGAAATATATGCAGTTTATACTAAAGTCCCTATTGCAGAAGACCCACAATCAGTTTTTGTATGGAAAGGAAGGGAGTTTACATTTCAGGAGTGGAATGATCTTAAAGGTAAAAGAGCGGGTGTTAGGCTAGGAATATCATTAGGAAAAAAATTCGACTCTTTTCTATCTGAAAACTTTCCTTTAAGAGCTCACCTGCCCTCAAGAGCACAAGTTTACAAAATGCTTGAGCTTAACAGAATAGACTTTACGCCTGATGGTTTTTATCCTGGTTTCATAACAGTTAAAGAGCTAGGATACAGTGATAAAATAGTTGCTCTAAAGAATAATATTGATAGTGAATTTTTATTTGCACCTATGTCTAAAAAATCAAAACATATAGATAGTTTTAATAAATATGATGAGCTCCTTGAAGTTTTAAAAGCAGATGGTGTTATTGATAAGGTCATTGAGCATCATGAAAAAGCCCTTCTTGAGTAA
- a CDS encoding flavin monoamine oxidase family protein produces the protein MTTTGQSRLDFLKNNPHACAWSALNHAVNQQQKTTPGPVKVKNNAFSGKRAVIIGSGIGGLTTAYELLAQQSGMEVIILEAHNRTGGRCLTLRTGDTLTEDKDRELFNSTPGETQVVRFDRPLNDSEPYLNAGPGRIPSSHKRLLHYLKKFGVDLEVYVMNSGSNLTQMAGGPFHGKPIVNRRLDHNTRGWLAEMVYQNAQTLIESATSTKDDTSKQELINKLQCLMVTFGNLTSEGKYQVSANIEGQDDGASDRAGYTILPGVDSGEVAEALSLNSLLDSEFWKKTRFYQPEDFLWQPTLFQPVGGMDRVQHAFAQQIAALGGTVHLNSPVQKIDWDDIKQQFTIYVSKMASTECEVYTADYCFSNAAIPFLKELLSERLQCKTVGKGFSESFKQALQAVYQAQFSPDPSKTTEFPEAKFLACTTKVGWQADRYLWQGSTIGNVYNKEVSEEMLSVPDSEIGVVPIFGGISWTDNPITQIWYPSTGYHDKKGTLTGCYNFQENAFKMGNEPVSKRLDQAREGAKLFGEAFGNGLTHGVAIAWQNMPYIKGGWAQWYLVGKDSQESVKHFNQLIQGTGVDGEEKPNFFIVGDQVSSLPGWQEGAIASALNALSRLSRPDLQIPHLSVLPDTRVMVESI, from the coding sequence ATGACAACAACAGGGCAAAGTCGTTTAGATTTTTTGAAAAATAACCCTCACGCTTGCGCATGGTCCGCATTAAATCATGCAGTAAATCAACAACAAAAGACTACACCAGGCCCAGTTAAAGTAAAAAATAATGCTTTCTCTGGTAAACGAGCAGTAATAATCGGTTCAGGCATTGGCGGTTTAACAACTGCTTATGAGCTGTTAGCTCAGCAGTCAGGCATGGAAGTAATTATATTGGAAGCACACAACCGAACTGGCGGCCGTTGCTTAACCTTACGTACAGGTGATACTTTAACTGAAGATAAAGATAGAGAACTATTTAACTCTACTCCTGGAGAAACACAAGTCGTTCGTTTTGATCGCCCACTAAATGATAGTGAACCATATTTAAATGCAGGACCTGGCCGAATTCCCTCTAGCCATAAACGACTGCTGCATTATTTGAAAAAGTTTGGTGTTGACCTAGAGGTCTATGTAATGAACAGCGGCTCAAATCTCACCCAAATGGCAGGAGGGCCTTTTCACGGCAAGCCAATTGTTAATCGGCGATTAGATCATAATACTAGAGGTTGGCTAGCTGAAATGGTATATCAAAATGCACAAACACTAATTGAAAGTGCAACCAGTACAAAGGATGACACCAGCAAGCAAGAGTTGATAAATAAATTACAATGCTTAATGGTTACTTTTGGTAATTTAACCAGTGAAGGCAAATATCAAGTTAGCGCCAATATCGAAGGCCAAGATGATGGTGCTTCTGATAGAGCAGGCTATACGATACTACCTGGTGTAGATAGTGGAGAAGTAGCGGAAGCCTTAAGTTTAAATAGTCTTTTAGATTCTGAGTTTTGGAAGAAAACCCGTTTCTATCAACCAGAAGACTTTCTTTGGCAACCCACTCTCTTCCAGCCTGTTGGAGGAATGGATAGAGTGCAACATGCTTTCGCCCAACAAATTGCAGCGCTTGGTGGTACGGTACACCTAAACAGCCCTGTACAAAAAATAGATTGGGATGATATAAAACAGCAGTTTACTATTTATGTTAGCAAAATGGCCAGCACAGAATGTGAAGTATATACAGCCGATTACTGTTTTAGTAATGCTGCCATCCCTTTCCTCAAGGAGCTACTTTCTGAGCGTCTACAATGCAAAACTGTAGGCAAAGGTTTTTCAGAAAGTTTCAAGCAGGCTCTCCAGGCGGTATATCAAGCACAATTTTCACCAGACCCCAGTAAAACAACTGAATTTCCTGAAGCAAAATTTTTAGCCTGTACCACAAAAGTAGGATGGCAAGCCGATCGTTATTTATGGCAAGGCAGTACAATTGGTAATGTATACAACAAAGAGGTCAGTGAAGAGATGTTAAGTGTTCCTGACTCTGAAATAGGTGTTGTCCCAATTTTTGGCGGCATATCTTGGACTGATAATCCAATTACCCAAATTTGGTATCCCTCAACTGGTTACCACGATAAAAAAGGTACATTAACAGGTTGTTATAATTTTCAGGAGAATGCTTTTAAGATGGGTAACGAGCCAGTTAGTAAGCGACTTGACCAAGCAAGAGAAGGAGCCAAGCTCTTTGGTGAAGCATTTGGTAATGGCTTAACCCATGGCGTTGCCATCGCATGGCAAAACATGCCGTATATTAAGGGTGGCTGGGCACAGTGGTATTTGGTTGGTAAAGACTCTCAAGAAAGTGTGAAGCACTTTAACCAATTAATTCAAGGAACTGGAGTAGACGGGGAAGAAAAGCCAAACTTTTTTATCGTAGGTGACCAAGTATCCTCTTTACCTGGATGGCAGGAAGGAGCAATAGCATCAGCACTGAATGCGCTCAGTCGCTTGTCACGCCCAGACTTGCAAATACCACACTTGTCAGTTTTACCAGATACTCGTGTGATGGTAGAAAGCATTTAA
- a CDS encoding GNAT family N-acetyltransferase, translating into MENNNYVIRTMHREEVALAINWAAKEGWNPGVNDAECYYHADPNGFLIGLLDNEPIATISAVKYGESFGFLGFYIVHPSYRGKGYGLKIWEAGINYLKGCNIGLDGVVEQQENYKKYGFQLAYRNIRFEGLGGGSSTIQSNIVDLSTVPFATIEQYSRPFFPAKRTMFLKSWINQSDCNALGAVQNDSLAGYGVIRKALSGYKVGPLFANTPEIADDLFLALKQGIEPSQPVYLDIPEVNQEALKLAKRYNMQSVFETARMYSIKTPDLPLDRFYGVASFEVG; encoded by the coding sequence ATGGAAAATAATAATTATGTTATTCGAACAATGCATCGAGAAGAGGTTGCTCTTGCCATTAATTGGGCTGCTAAAGAGGGATGGAATCCAGGTGTTAATGATGCAGAATGTTACTATCATGCTGATCCCAATGGCTTTCTTATCGGGCTTCTTGATAATGAGCCTATAGCGACGATTTCAGCGGTTAAATATGGTGAGTCGTTTGGCTTTCTAGGTTTCTATATTGTTCACCCAAGTTATCGTGGCAAAGGCTATGGGCTGAAAATTTGGGAAGCAGGTATTAACTATTTGAAAGGATGCAATATTGGTCTGGATGGTGTAGTTGAGCAACAAGAAAACTATAAAAAATATGGCTTTCAACTGGCCTATCGTAATATTCGATTTGAAGGTTTAGGAGGTGGAAGTTCTACCATTCAATCAAATATTGTTGATCTCTCTACAGTGCCATTTGCAACCATTGAGCAGTATAGCCGTCCTTTTTTCCCTGCAAAAAGAACTATGTTTCTGAAGTCATGGATCAATCAGTCTGATTGTAACGCTCTAGGTGCTGTGCAAAATGATAGCTTGGCAGGGTATGGTGTTATTCGTAAAGCGTTGAGTGGTTACAAGGTAGGGCCTTTATTTGCTAATACGCCAGAAATTGCTGATGATCTCTTTTTGGCTTTAAAGCAGGGGATAGAACCATCGCAACCTGTTTATCTTGATATACCAGAGGTTAACCAAGAGGCTCTGAAGCTGGCGAAACGCTATAACATGCAAAGTGTGTTTGAAACAGCGAGAATGTACTCAATTAAAACTCCAGATTTACCTCTCGATCGTTTTTATGGTGTAGCCTCCTTTGAGGTAGGGTAA
- a CDS encoding MoaD/ThiS family protein, with protein sequence MMDLEVKLFGPLRLQAGADSFKIKLTNNNLSSAINQLSHLNELKGALIRPDGKLCQSVIYLIGNEQVNIEDNPAFQQGDVLTLLAPISGG encoded by the coding sequence GTGATGGATTTAGAGGTTAAACTATTTGGACCTTTACGACTGCAAGCTGGGGCTGACTCATTTAAGATAAAGTTAACTAACAACAACCTTTCTTCTGCTATTAATCAACTTTCTCACTTAAATGAGCTGAAAGGCGCCTTGATAAGGCCTGATGGAAAGCTATGTCAGTCAGTTATTTACTTAATCGGCAATGAGCAGGTTAACATTGAAGATAATCCCGCTTTTCAACAAGGGGATGTATTGACTTTATTAGCCCCTATTTCTGGAGGGTGA
- a CDS encoding HesA/MoeB/ThiF family protein — protein MLSCVEPIELTEEERAIYQWQMWVPGFGEQGQQALRNATVLISRVGGLGSVVAYELAAAGVGRMVLAHAGSIKYSDLNRQLLMTYDGVGVTERVYSAEQRLKQLNPRLEIVSYPENANMNNISKLMDGVDVVIDCAPLFQERFAMNQEAVKHDIPLIECAMYSMEAQITTIIPGKTPCLSCIYPVEPPQWKREFPVIGATSGTVGCMAAMEAIKLITGIGSPLTNTLLTMDLASMEFKRWQLQRRANCDVCSIK, from the coding sequence ATGTTGAGTTGTGTTGAGCCAATTGAGCTAACAGAAGAAGAGCGAGCCATCTATCAATGGCAAATGTGGGTACCAGGTTTTGGTGAACAAGGCCAACAAGCCTTACGCAATGCAACTGTACTTATTTCCAGAGTAGGTGGGTTAGGCTCAGTGGTGGCTTATGAGCTGGCAGCCGCTGGAGTTGGACGAATGGTTTTGGCTCACGCAGGTAGCATTAAGTATTCAGACTTAAATCGGCAACTGTTGATGACATATGATGGTGTTGGAGTTACTGAGCGAGTGTACTCAGCAGAGCAGCGACTGAAACAGCTCAACCCACGTTTGGAAATCGTTTCTTATCCAGAAAATGCAAATATGAATAACATTAGTAAATTAATGGATGGAGTTGATGTTGTGATAGATTGTGCTCCATTATTTCAAGAAAGATTTGCGATGAATCAGGAGGCGGTTAAGCACGACATACCATTAATAGAGTGCGCTATGTATTCAATGGAAGCACAAATTACCACGATAATTCCTGGTAAAACACCTTGCCTGTCCTGTATTTATCCAGTTGAACCACCTCAATGGAAACGAGAGTTTCCTGTAATAGGTGCAACATCAGGTACTGTGGGGTGTATGGCTGCAATGGAAGCAATTAAGTTGATAACAGGTATTGGCAGCCCATTGACAAATACTTTGTTAACTATGGATTTAGCAAGTATGGAATTTAAACGATGGCAATTGCAACGCAGGGCAAATTGTGACGTTTGTTCTATAAAATAG
- a CDS encoding substrate-binding periplasmic protein, translating into MSHLIKTLFAIFFLLVVTTKTYSQPIHLLTNPFPPLHMTVSNNGFGKDENVTGLATEIINKLFTRSNIKYTITLQPSAEESQEIATHNNNYGVFTTFKTKQSQHIFKWVGPLFEEDWIILAPKNKKIVIKQLSDLHKYRIGSYEQDEISKYLIKNGVKLIKAKGDVVNAAKLKLGKIDLWATSSLSGPVIAKRYSMHNLEVVYKFNRSALWLALNKDISDDTVSTLNANLNQLRTEGFIDSVVKKYSNPGAI; encoded by the coding sequence ATGAGTCATCTTATCAAAACGCTCTTTGCTATATTTTTTTTGTTGGTGGTTACTACTAAAACCTACTCTCAGCCTATTCATTTATTAACCAATCCTTTTCCACCACTTCACATGACTGTGAGCAACAATGGCTTTGGGAAAGATGAAAATGTTACTGGCCTTGCAACTGAAATTATAAACAAGCTATTTACTCGCTCAAATATAAAATACACCATAACCTTACAACCCTCTGCTGAAGAAAGCCAAGAAATTGCCACCCATAATAATAACTATGGTGTATTCACCACCTTTAAAACTAAACAAAGTCAACATATTTTCAAGTGGGTTGGACCTCTCTTTGAAGAAGATTGGATTATCCTTGCTCCAAAAAATAAAAAAATTGTTATTAAGCAGTTAAGTGACTTACATAAATACCGTATAGGTAGTTATGAACAAGATGAAATTAGTAAGTATCTAATTAAAAATGGTGTCAAACTGATCAAAGCAAAAGGCGATGTTGTAAATGCAGCCAAGTTAAAACTAGGTAAAATTGATTTATGGGCAACTAGCTCACTTTCCGGCCCTGTAATAGCCAAGCGGTATAGCATGCATAACTTGGAAGTTGTCTATAAATTTAATAGAAGTGCACTTTGGTTGGCTTTAAATAAAGATATTAGTGACGACACTGTTTCAACACTAAATGCAAACTTAAATCAGCTTCGCACAGAAGGGTTTATTGATTCAGTTGTGAAAAAATATAGCAACCCTGGAGCAATCTAA